In a single window of the Hydrogenobaculum sp. 3684 genome:
- a CDS encoding NADH:flavin oxidoreductase/NADH oxidase: MKENLFTPLELRSLVLRNRIVMSPMCMYSSEDGFVKDFHIAHYGSRAAGGTGLIFTEACAVSPEGVISKQDLGIYKDEHIEGLKRIVDICHSFGAKVGIQLAHAGRKAFGGRPWDNLQRFGYDELDLIAPSPIAFGPNWKTPKEMTKEDIKNIVEKFVKATQRALKAGFDVIEIHAAHGYLLNEFLSPITNKRTDEYGGTFENRIRLLIEITEAIRSIVPGEMPLFVRISVVDHVDGGWDLEDSIALSKILKTKGVDVIDCSSGGIAFGVPPNDYYRAHQIVFAETIKKEVGIKTMAVGGITSFDMANEIIKNKRADLVAIARLFLQEPYLPIKWAMSRNIKIDIPNQYQRGYYLDV; this comes from the coding sequence ATGAAAGAAAATCTATTTACTCCATTAGAGCTTAGGTCTTTGGTGCTTAGAAACCGTATTGTTATGTCCCCTATGTGCATGTATTCTTCAGAAGATGGCTTTGTAAAGGATTTTCACATAGCTCATTATGGTTCAAGAGCAGCTGGGGGCACTGGTCTTATTTTTACAGAAGCTTGTGCTGTATCTCCTGAGGGTGTTATATCAAAACAAGACCTTGGTATATACAAAGATGAGCATATAGAAGGTTTAAAGCGTATAGTGGATATATGTCATAGCTTTGGAGCAAAAGTAGGTATACAGCTAGCTCACGCTGGTAGAAAAGCTTTTGGAGGAAGACCCTGGGATAATCTTCAGAGGTTTGGTTATGATGAGCTTGATTTAATAGCACCAAGCCCAATAGCCTTTGGTCCTAATTGGAAAACTCCCAAAGAGATGACCAAAGAAGATATAAAAAATATTGTAGAAAAGTTTGTAAAAGCTACACAAAGAGCTTTAAAAGCTGGTTTTGATGTGATAGAAATCCATGCGGCCCACGGATATCTTTTAAACGAGTTCTTATCACCTATTACAAACAAACGAACAGATGAATACGGTGGTACTTTTGAAAACCGTATTAGGCTTTTAATAGAGATAACAGAAGCTATAAGAAGCATTGTACCCGGCGAGATGCCACTTTTTGTCAGGATATCGGTAGTGGATCACGTGGATGGTGGATGGGATTTGGAAGATTCTATAGCACTTTCTAAAATCCTAAAAACCAAAGGCGTTGATGTGATAGACTGCTCTTCTGGTGGGATAGCCTTTGGAGTACCACCAAACGATTATTACAGAGCCCATCAGATAGTATTTGCTGAAACCATCAAAAAAGAAGTGGGTATAAAAACGATGGCGGTGGGTGGTATCACATCCTTTGATATGGCAAACGAGATTATAAAAAACAAAAGAGCAGACCTTGTGGCTATAGCTCGTCTTTTCTTGCAAGAGCCATATCTTCCTATAAAATGGGCTATGTCAAGAAACATCAAGATAGATATTCCAAATCAGTATCAAAGAGGATATTATCTGGATGTTTGA
- a CDS encoding 2-oxoacid:acceptor oxidoreductase subunit alpha, with protein sequence MAFSLVIKIGGEGGEGVISAGDFLTEAAVRSGYHVVNFKSFPAEIKGGYANSTVRISDEKLYSTGDGFDILCCFNAEAYAYNKKHLKPGTVLVYDSSDFEPEEHEGVIMYPVPLSDIAKNQIKAYITKNIVALGALTGLFNLPVESLKDSIKAKFSRKGEKIVSMNYQALEAGINYVKENLVKKDGFEFPPPIGLKDVVIMEGNQAVAKGCVAAGCQFYAAYPITPATSVGNYIVEDLIRKDGWLYQAEDEIASLAMAIGASFAGAKAMTATSGPGLSLMSELIGYAGMTETPVVIVDVQRVGPATGMPTKHEQGDLYHAVYGSHGEIPRAVLAPISVEDSFYMSVEAFNLAEKYQMPVIMLTDAAMSLRAEAFPTPDLSKLNIVNRLIYNSEEDKEQKFIRHGRFLRYALFTEDGITPMGIPGDPNAIHAITGLERQENSDPRNRPDIRTYQMNKRFKKLEKLLEEDYDRFIEIDAPYKDADIGIITWGLTASITKEAVQRLRSRGLKINAMYPRLLWPVKEDVFEFFAKSSKRILIPETNYYGQLATIVKDRTHIRPISYNIYRGEPFIPKEIEDIVDFLMENQEITEGRFTPEHIYGEKAYGLI encoded by the coding sequence ATGGCTTTTAGTCTTGTTATCAAGATTGGTGGAGAAGGTGGAGAAGGTGTAATCTCTGCTGGGGATTTTTTGACAGAAGCCGCTGTTAGGTCTGGTTATCACGTGGTGAATTTCAAGAGCTTTCCCGCTGAGATAAAAGGCGGTTATGCAAATTCCACTGTGAGAATATCAGATGAGAAACTCTATAGCACGGGCGATGGATTTGATATTCTATGCTGTTTTAACGCTGAAGCTTACGCTTACAACAAAAAGCATCTTAAACCTGGTACCGTGCTTGTTTACGATTCTTCAGATTTTGAACCAGAAGAGCATGAAGGTGTAATCATGTACCCGGTGCCTCTTTCTGATATAGCAAAAAATCAGATTAAGGCATATATTACAAAAAACATAGTAGCTCTTGGGGCTCTCACTGGCTTGTTTAATTTACCTGTTGAGTCTTTAAAAGACTCTATAAAAGCAAAATTTTCAAGAAAGGGTGAGAAGATAGTTTCTATGAACTATCAAGCTCTAGAAGCCGGTATAAACTATGTAAAAGAAAATCTTGTTAAAAAAGATGGCTTTGAGTTCCCACCGCCTATAGGCTTAAAAGATGTAGTAATTATGGAAGGTAATCAAGCTGTGGCAAAGGGTTGTGTGGCTGCTGGATGTCAGTTTTACGCAGCTTACCCTATAACACCTGCTACGTCCGTTGGAAACTATATAGTGGAGGATCTAATAAGAAAAGATGGCTGGCTCTATCAAGCAGAGGATGAAATAGCGTCTTTGGCTATGGCCATAGGTGCTTCTTTTGCCGGTGCAAAAGCTATGACAGCCACTTCTGGTCCTGGTCTTTCACTCATGTCAGAACTTATAGGTTATGCTGGTATGACAGAGACTCCTGTGGTAATAGTAGATGTACAAAGGGTAGGCCCAGCTACAGGTATGCCCACAAAGCATGAACAAGGAGATCTATACCACGCCGTTTATGGTTCTCACGGTGAGATACCAAGGGCTGTTTTAGCTCCAATATCTGTGGAAGATAGCTTTTATATGTCTGTTGAGGCTTTTAACTTGGCAGAAAAATATCAAATGCCAGTTATCATGCTTACAGACGCTGCTATGAGCTTAAGGGCTGAGGCTTTCCCAACTCCAGACTTATCCAAATTGAACATTGTAAATAGACTTATCTATAACTCAGAAGAAGATAAAGAGCAAAAGTTTATAAGACATGGAAGATTTTTAAGGTATGCTCTTTTTACCGAAGATGGTATCACACCTATGGGTATACCAGGGGACCCAAACGCCATACACGCTATAACAGGTCTTGAAAGACAAGAAAATTCGGATCCAAGAAACAGACCAGACATAAGAACCTATCAAATGAACAAACGTTTTAAAAAGCTCGAGAAACTCTTGGAAGAAGATTACGATAGGTTTATAGAAATAGATGCTCCTTACAAAGATGCTGATATAGGTATCATCACTTGGGGTCTTACAGCATCCATAACAAAAGAAGCAGTACAAAGATTGAGAAGTAGAGGTCTAAAGATAAATGCCATGTATCCAAGGCTTTTATGGCCAGTAAAAGAAGACGTTTTTGAATTTTTTGCTAAAAGCTCAAAACGTATATTGATACCGGAAACCAACTACTATGGACAATTGGCTACTATCGTAAAAGATAGAACCCATATAAGACCTATATCTTACAACATTTATAGAGGAGAGCCTTTTATACCAAAAGAGATAGAAGATATAGTGGACTTTTTGATGGAAAATCAGGAGATAACAGAAGGAAGATTTACTCCTGAGCATATTTACGGCGAAAAAGCTTACGGATTAATTTAA
- a CDS encoding DUF4337 domain-containing protein, translating into MEESPIEEHAKELIEETIKEEKAKEKWLLWVSLATTIMAVLSGLVSMQSEIYVTKTIVAKNDAVLLQNKATDLWNYYQAKDMRYHMYTIANYIKENPKFEEYIKKYKNQKIEIMKKAKDLEKQVEQKTIQSEHYYEKHHMFMISQLLLQIGIAVASVSALTRRKEFFYISLISALIGFGLFVYNIAF; encoded by the coding sequence ATGGAAGAAAGTCCTATTGAAGAGCATGCCAAAGAACTGATAGAAGAGACTATAAAAGAGGAGAAAGCCAAAGAGAAATGGCTCTTGTGGGTATCTTTAGCCACTACAATAATGGCTGTGTTAAGCGGTCTTGTGAGTATGCAATCTGAAATATACGTTACAAAGACTATAGTGGCAAAAAACGATGCGGTACTTTTGCAGAACAAAGCCACGGACCTTTGGAACTACTATCAAGCTAAAGATATGAGATATCATATGTATACCATAGCAAACTATATAAAGGAAAATCCAAAGTTTGAGGAATATATAAAAAAATACAAAAATCAAAAAATAGAGATAATGAAAAAAGCCAAAGATTTAGAAAAACAAGTTGAGCAAAAGACCATTCAAAGTGAACATTATTATGAAAAGCATCATATGTTTATGATATCGCAACTTCTTTTACAAATAGGTATTGCGGTGGCTTCAGTGTCAGCCCTTACCAGAAGAAAAGAGTTTTTTTACATTTCTTTGATATCCGCTCTTATAGGTTTTGGGCTTTTTGTATACAACATAGCTTTTTAG
- the polX gene encoding DNA polymerase/3'-5' exonuclease PolX: protein MASTKDIAKLFKEMALAAEFLGENKFRVLAYQKVADILFEIDKDIKSVDELKEYLSSNQIHGIGESSLEKIEEYLKTGRIKKHDEFLQKVPKELLDIMDAPGIGPKTLKTLYDVFGIKNKEELLKALDDPRIKTIKGFGPKKIENIKRGIALFEQSKERMFITEAYSLAQDILNYMKGCKEIINISVAGSLRRMKETIGDIDILVSAKKEDFPKIHEYFKAYKDIEQVIGSGETKTSILLKNSKQVDLRVLKEEEWGSGLQYFTGSKEHNVRIRDIAKEKGYKISEYGIFEISSGKRLGGEKEEDIYNILGMVMPPPEIREDKGEIELAMQGKVPELVDYDDIKGDFHMHTTYSDGKASLRQMVQTCYELGYKYIVISDHTKSLRVAGGLDEEGFRNQWKEIEQIQKEYKGMTILRGCEVDILEDGSLDLPDSFLEEFDYVVASIHSHMSPSTDNTKRIIKACHNKYVNQIGHPTGKNYGYRDGYILNMEEVIKAALDTNTALELNIPRADLSPDNIRLAVERGVTISIVTDSHSSSHLQFMKVGVGLARRGWALKERVLNTKPLQEVRAFVRKKR, encoded by the coding sequence ATGGCATCCACTAAGGATATAGCAAAACTCTTTAAAGAGATGGCTCTGGCGGCGGAGTTTTTGGGGGAGAACAAGTTTAGAGTTTTGGCTTATCAGAAAGTAGCAGATATTCTTTTTGAAATAGACAAAGATATAAAAAGTGTAGATGAGCTAAAAGAATACCTTAGCTCAAACCAAATACACGGTATAGGGGAATCCTCTTTAGAAAAGATAGAAGAGTATTTAAAAACTGGTCGTATAAAAAAGCACGATGAGTTTTTGCAAAAAGTCCCAAAAGAACTTCTTGATATAATGGATGCTCCTGGTATTGGGCCCAAGACTCTTAAGACTCTTTACGATGTTTTTGGCATAAAAAACAAGGAAGAACTTTTAAAAGCTTTAGACGATCCACGTATAAAAACCATAAAAGGCTTTGGCCCCAAAAAAATAGAAAATATAAAAAGAGGTATAGCTCTTTTTGAACAATCAAAAGAGAGGATGTTTATAACAGAAGCCTATTCTTTGGCTCAAGATATACTTAACTACATGAAAGGTTGTAAAGAGATAATAAATATATCTGTGGCTGGTTCTTTAAGACGCATGAAAGAAACTATAGGTGATATAGATATACTGGTGTCTGCCAAAAAAGAGGATTTTCCAAAAATTCATGAGTATTTTAAAGCTTATAAAGATATAGAGCAAGTTATTGGAAGCGGTGAAACAAAGACATCTATTCTTCTTAAAAACTCAAAACAAGTGGATTTAAGGGTTTTAAAAGAAGAAGAATGGGGTTCTGGTCTTCAATATTTTACAGGTTCTAAAGAGCACAACGTAAGGATAAGGGATATCGCCAAAGAAAAAGGTTATAAGATAAGCGAATACGGTATTTTTGAAATATCTTCTGGTAAAAGGCTTGGGGGTGAAAAAGAAGAAGATATTTACAACATCTTGGGTATGGTGATGCCTCCACCTGAGATAAGAGAAGATAAAGGTGAGATTGAACTTGCCATGCAAGGCAAAGTACCAGAGCTAGTGGATTATGATGATATAAAAGGCGATTTTCATATGCATACCACATACTCAGATGGTAAAGCTTCTTTAAGACAGATGGTGCAAACATGCTACGAACTTGGATATAAATATATCGTCATATCAGATCATACCAAATCCCTAAGAGTGGCAGGCGGTTTAGATGAAGAGGGCTTTAGGAATCAGTGGAAAGAGATAGAACAGATCCAAAAAGAGTACAAAGGTATGACTATACTAAGAGGCTGTGAGGTGGATATATTAGAAGATGGATCTTTAGATTTGCCAGATAGCTTTTTAGAGGAGTTTGACTATGTAGTAGCTTCTATCCACTCTCACATGTCGCCTAGCACTGATAATACAAAACGCATAATAAAAGCTTGCCACAACAAATATGTAAATCAAATAGGGCATCCCACTGGTAAAAATTACGGTTATAGAGATGGATACATACTAAATATGGAAGAGGTGATAAAAGCAGCCCTTGATACCAACACGGCGTTAGAATTAAACATTCCAAGGGCAGATTTATCCCCAGACAACATAAGGCTTGCAGTAGAAAGAGGGGTAACGATAAGCATAGTAACGGATTCTCATTCCTCTTCTCATCTTCAGTTTATGAAAGTAGGGGTTGGGCTTGCAAGAAGAGGTTGGGCTTTGAAAGAACGGGTTTTAAACACAAAGCCACTACAAGAGGTAAGAGCGTTTGTCCGAAAAAAGCGCTAA
- a CDS encoding pentapeptide repeat-containing protein: MNFLEKAKTKDLTECDFSNEILEGLSLEGLSLCFSTFTCASFKNITFKDIDFTECFVPEADFVNCKFVNCNFERVNFQRTTFDKCYFENCSFKYAFMGLTKFISCDIISSNMEKAQMLDGAFVGTHLKNVNFKDAILKGSHFQESSLEDIDFINTDLRSVNFKSSTLKNIKDVEAKFYGKKPWGGVSSENHPLDEYHSEGVD, translated from the coding sequence ATGAATTTTTTAGAAAAGGCAAAAACGAAGGACTTAACAGAGTGTGACTTTTCAAATGAGATATTGGAGGGCTTAAGCCTTGAGGGCTTAAGCCTTTGTTTTTCTACCTTTACCTGCGCTAGCTTTAAGAATATTACCTTTAAAGATATAGATTTTACAGAGTGTTTTGTACCAGAAGCTGATTTTGTAAACTGTAAATTTGTAAACTGCAACTTTGAGAGGGTAAATTTTCAAAGGACCACTTTTGACAAGTGCTATTTTGAAAACTGCTCTTTTAAATATGCTTTCATGGGTCTAACAAAGTTTATAAGTTGTGATATAATAAGCTCCAACATGGAAAAGGCCCAGATGCTTGATGGTGCTTTTGTAGGTACTCATTTAAAAAATGTGAATTTTAAAGATGCTATATTAAAGGGTTCTCACTTTCAAGAAAGCTCATTAGAAGATATAGATTTTATAAACACAGATTTAAGAAGTGTTAATTTTAAAAGCTCAACACTAAAGAATATAAAAGACGTAGAGGCAAAATTTTACGGCAAAAAACCTTGGGGTGGTGTATCATCAGAAAATCATCCATTAGACGAATACCACTCAGAAGGAGTGGATTGA
- a CDS encoding GGDEF domain-containing protein, producing MAFLFISYELHRIEVKLSKSIINIVYNQTQATVSNIALKVNNKSYKELDNYLPLLLSKDIQRVFVLVYKNGILYSVEDLPKHGISYPRVFMPTTDEKHVILKAIKTGTSYVKYHDTIENVGFSLYYPLNVLIHDKPYKALIIIDYKLSTLKSLKDTLASIKIGIIIIDIMSLLFLLTIVFLLFKTRAYKIESYIDELTGLPNRKLLKSIKNNQEDYVVAMLDIDFFKRVNDTYGHDAGDTVLKELAQAIKSSVRKDDIVLRWGGEEFLILLKCKHHEACLNTLERLRIKIKSIDINISNHNIKISVSIGVCLKAKNLDEAIKKADEALYKAKRSGRDRIEVYEDKKAVTS from the coding sequence TTGGCTTTTCTTTTTATATCTTATGAACTTCATAGAATTGAAGTTAAGCTTTCTAAGTCTATAATAAATATTGTTTATAACCAAACCCAAGCCACAGTTTCCAATATAGCTTTAAAAGTAAACAACAAATCTTACAAGGAGCTTGACAACTATCTTCCGCTATTGCTTTCAAAAGATATACAGAGAGTTTTTGTGCTTGTCTATAAAAACGGTATTTTATACAGCGTAGAGGATTTACCAAAGCATGGTATTAGCTACCCACGGGTTTTTATGCCCACTACAGATGAAAAACATGTTATATTAAAAGCTATAAAAACTGGTACATCTTATGTAAAATACCATGATACTATAGAAAACGTGGGTTTTTCTCTTTACTACCCACTAAACGTCTTGATACACGATAAACCCTATAAAGCATTGATAATAATAGATTATAAGTTGAGTACGTTAAAAAGTTTAAAAGATACCTTAGCGAGTATAAAAATAGGCATAATAATTATCGATATAATGTCGTTGTTGTTTTTGCTGACTATAGTATTTTTGCTTTTCAAAACAAGAGCTTACAAGATAGAATCTTATATAGATGAACTTACAGGCTTACCAAATAGAAAACTGCTTAAAAGTATAAAAAACAATCAAGAAGATTACGTAGTTGCTATGTTAGATATTGATTTTTTTAAGAGAGTAAACGATACGTATGGACACGATGCTGGTGACACAGTTCTAAAAGAGTTAGCTCAAGCTATAAAAAGTTCCGTAAGAAAAGATGATATTGTTTTAAGATGGGGCGGTGAAGAGTTTTTGATACTTTTAAAATGCAAACACCATGAGGCTTGTTTAAATACTTTAGAGCGATTGAGGATAAAAATAAAATCTATTGATATTAATATCAGCAATCACAATATAAAAATTAGCGTATCTATAGGGGTATGTTTAAAAGCTAAAAACTTGGATGAAGCTATTAAAAAAGCCGATGAGGCTCTTTATAAGGCAAAAAGAAGCGGTAGGGATAGAATAGAGGTTTATGAAGATAAAAAAGCTGTTACTTCTTAG
- a CDS encoding 2-oxoacid:ferredoxin oxidoreductase subunit beta, which translates to MEQQLELQPADYRSDIEPTWCPGCGDFGVISAITKALSELKIRPENVVSVSGIGCSSRAPLFLKNYSMHVLHGRAIPTAIGVKIANPDLTVLVEAGDGDLFSIGSGHNPHAARRNIDITVLCMDNQVYGLTKNQISPTSREGLYGSLTPYGSIDKPINPISYMLTFGATFVAQTYAGNLKHMSDIIKKAISHRGFSFVNIISPCPTYNKVDTFKYYKDKTIDINEQGHNELDNLQKALELAMKDLEHYYNESAKVPIGIFYQKEEPTYQDRVKEVKTKYKASKDINPQVFIDECKVLPV; encoded by the coding sequence ATGGAACAACAGTTGGAGCTTCAACCAGCGGATTATAGAAGCGATATAGAACCCACATGGTGTCCAGGATGTGGGGATTTTGGTGTTATAAGCGCCATTACAAAAGCTCTTTCAGAGCTTAAAATAAGACCAGAAAACGTAGTATCTGTATCTGGTATAGGATGCTCCTCTAGAGCACCTTTGTTTTTGAAAAACTACAGTATGCATGTACTTCATGGTAGAGCTATACCTACAGCTATAGGTGTAAAAATTGCAAATCCAGATCTCACCGTCTTAGTAGAAGCTGGAGACGGGGATTTATTCTCTATAGGTTCTGGCCATAACCCACATGCGGCTAGAAGAAACATAGATATCACGGTACTTTGTATGGACAACCAAGTGTATGGTCTTACTAAAAATCAAATATCACCCACTTCAAGAGAAGGACTTTACGGCTCTTTAACGCCTTATGGTTCTATAGATAAGCCAATAAATCCTATATCCTACATGCTTACTTTTGGTGCTACCTTTGTGGCACAAACTTATGCTGGCAATCTCAAACATATGAGCGATATTATCAAAAAGGCTATATCTCATAGAGGTTTTAGCTTTGTAAACATCATATCTCCATGTCCTACATACAACAAAGTAGATACTTTCAAATACTATAAAGATAAGACTATAGATATAAATGAACAAGGCCACAATGAGTTAGATAACTTACAAAAAGCTTTAGAGTTAGCTATGAAAGACCTAGAGCATTATTACAACGAATCTGCCAAAGTACCTATAGGTATTTTCTATCAAAAAGAAGAGCCTACCTATCAAGATAGGGTAAAAGAAGTAAAAACCAAATACAAAGCTTCAAAGGATATAAACCCTCAAGTTTTTATAGATGAGTGTAAAGTATTGCCTGTATGA
- a CDS encoding CBS domain-containing protein, with protein sequence MSEKSAKVLLLPPNADLDALSSIYGISLLEKDAKLFYTSFSPKARKLFEDIKDRFNILKSLEGLENIHIFTVDYSSIDFVFGLLKKEKIKKITLFDHHIRHIEKELLVEAYIDETLGACTTLIVEHLIKKDVSISKEDASVLLCGIYDDTNYFSIKDISPRDFEVASYLIKMGGDIEFVNKYVKYYISLKDLIHVEEYLKSLEILNINGKKIGFIVLDTTQESVIESLRDVKELENLDAYFIIMSSSINTYVVARSKTIDVERILSKLGGGGHTLASGLKLNFVSSKKLKSIILELLKEENPKITLKDIMTKHPLTLKKDMSVEEAFYTLSNFKISKAPVLDENEHVIGAITKKILAKALDISKDSKVQELLVSIPLLKEDDFIWEAEKVFLENPLAPMIGVLDKEGKLVGIITKSDLIRHITEDEERNISTKHINIPSYMIDIIIDIKNFIPKGEKLYLVGGVVRDIILNRPSYDIDFVFEGDIDLLEQSLKSHGIKTHRFLGFNSVHFKYKGFKIEISSTRREYYEMAGSYPVVSKASLKEDLFRRDFTINTLLLSLDEKDFGTVIDYFGALNDIKNKIIRVLHPLSFIEDPVRILRAIRFEAKLNFKLSKDTKRLLEEALQKGMLKYAPKGRIFNELKIALQEKEFENIFETYKKYGIIESLFEYKPDYIYIEEKSKNLKMFSDWYLLEYKTPFKEASWIFFWLLIKNAPSLEEILKAISAPAFIYRFLEINIKHIISEILKAKKPSELYKILKPFGLEELALFATEGNVDVMNRIVKYLSHLKNLKPNIDISSIPPADRSKVIEESKLIEMDKIYSL encoded by the coding sequence TTGTCCGAAAAAAGCGCTAAGGTGCTTTTGCTTCCACCAAACGCAGATTTAGACGCTTTAAGCTCTATATACGGTATATCGCTTTTAGAAAAAGATGCAAAACTTTTTTACACATCTTTTAGTCCAAAAGCCAGAAAACTCTTTGAAGATATAAAAGATAGATTTAATATTTTAAAATCTTTAGAGGGGCTAGAAAATATACATATTTTTACAGTGGATTATTCATCTATAGATTTTGTTTTTGGGCTTTTAAAAAAAGAAAAGATTAAAAAAATAACGCTGTTTGATCATCACATAAGACACATAGAAAAAGAACTACTTGTGGAAGCTTACATAGATGAAACTCTTGGGGCTTGTACTACGCTTATAGTAGAGCATCTTATAAAAAAAGATGTATCTATATCAAAAGAAGATGCATCTGTCTTGCTTTGCGGTATATACGACGATACAAACTATTTTTCCATAAAAGATATAAGCCCAAGGGATTTTGAAGTGGCTTCTTATCTTATAAAGATGGGCGGGGATATAGAATTTGTAAACAAATATGTAAAATATTATATAAGCCTAAAAGATTTGATTCATGTAGAAGAATATCTAAAGAGTTTGGAGATTTTAAATATAAATGGCAAAAAGATAGGTTTTATAGTGCTTGACACTACTCAAGAAAGTGTAATTGAGAGTTTAAGAGATGTAAAGGAGCTTGAAAACCTTGATGCTTATTTTATCATCATGTCTTCTTCTATAAATACCTATGTGGTAGCACGCTCAAAAACTATAGATGTAGAACGCATTTTATCAAAATTAGGAGGGGGTGGTCATACGCTTGCCTCTGGTTTAAAACTAAACTTTGTATCTTCTAAAAAATTAAAAAGTATCATTTTAGAGCTTTTAAAAGAAGAAAACCCAAAGATAACCCTAAAAGATATTATGACAAAACACCCGCTTACCCTAAAAAAAGATATGAGCGTAGAAGAGGCTTTTTATACACTTTCAAACTTCAAGATCTCAAAAGCCCCAGTTTTAGATGAGAATGAACATGTGATAGGTGCCATTACCAAAAAGATATTGGCAAAAGCTTTGGATATCTCAAAAGATAGCAAAGTACAAGAGCTTTTGGTAAGTATACCGCTTTTAAAAGAGGATGATTTTATTTGGGAAGCTGAAAAAGTGTTTTTAGAAAACCCTTTGGCACCTATGATAGGGGTATTGGACAAAGAGGGAAAGTTGGTGGGTATAATAACAAAATCAGATCTTATAAGACATATCACCGAAGATGAAGAACGCAATATTTCCACAAAGCATATAAATATACCATCTTATATGATAGATATCATTATTGATATTAAAAACTTTATACCAAAAGGTGAAAAGCTTTATTTAGTAGGTGGTGTGGTAAGAGATATCATTTTAAATAGACCTTCTTACGATATTGATTTTGTTTTTGAAGGGGATATAGACCTATTAGAGCAAAGCTTAAAATCTCATGGTATAAAAACCCATAGATTTCTTGGTTTTAACAGCGTTCATTTTAAGTACAAGGGTTTTAAAATAGAAATCTCAAGCACTAGAAGAGAGTATTATGAGATGGCAGGTTCTTACCCGGTGGTGTCAAAAGCCTCTTTAAAAGAGGATTTGTTTAGAAGAGATTTTACTATAAATACGCTTCTTCTTTCTCTTGATGAAAAAGATTTTGGCACTGTGATAGATTATTTTGGAGCTTTAAACGATATAAAGAATAAGATTATAAGGGTTTTACACCCACTTAGTTTTATAGAAGACCCAGTTAGGATATTAAGAGCCATAAGATTTGAGGCCAAACTAAACTTCAAACTTTCAAAAGACACCAAAAGACTTTTAGAAGAGGCTTTACAAAAAGGTATGCTAAAATACGCTCCAAAAGGAAGAATATTCAACGAACTAAAAATAGCCCTTCAAGAAAAAGAGTTTGAAAACATTTTTGAAACTTACAAAAAATACGGCATCATAGAATCGTTGTTTGAATACAAACCAGATTATATTTATATAGAAGAAAAATCTAAAAACCTAAAGATGTTTTCTGATTGGTATTTGTTGGAGTACAAAACCCCTTTTAAAGAGGCCTCTTGGATATTTTTTTGGCTTTTGATAAAAAACGCCCCTTCTTTAGAAGAGATTTTAAAAGCTATAAGCGCCCCGGCATTTATTTACAGATTTCTTGAGATCAATATAAAACACATTATATCAGAGATTTTAAAAGCCAAAAAACCATCGGAACTATACAAGATATTAAAGCCCTTTGGCTTGGAGGAATTAGCCCTTTTTGCCACCGAGGGAAACGTAGATGTTATGAACCGTATAGTAAAATATCTTTCTCATCTTAAAAACCTAAAACCAAATATAGATATAAGCTCTATACCACCAGCGGATCGTTCTAAAGTTATTGAAGAATCAAAATTAATTGAGATGGACAAAATTTATAGTCTATGA